In Curtobacterium sp. MCPF17_002, one genomic interval encodes:
- a CDS encoding flagellar hook protein FlgE, protein MLRSLYSGISGLRSHQQMLDVTGNNIANVNTVGFKSSSTVFQDTLSQMTQGAGGPQTGIGGTNPAQIGLGVQVAGVSTNFAQGSAQATGKATDLMISGDGFFVTRLGNDTVYTRAGAFDFDADGRLVSADGKIVQGYPATNGTVNENGQLGDIVLPLDAAAPAVRTTTAGVTGNLPSETAVGAVITRDATVYDASGAKHTMSLAYTRTAAGWDVEASDGQGTKATSTLTFGANGALTAGGTIAVGGITVDMTELTGFASLNTASIASQNGSQAGSLQGYSISKDGTVVGTFSNGASLAIGRIALATFANPAGLEKTGASGYRITANSGNATVGAPGSPGVGQLASGTLEMSNVDLSQEFTNLIVAQRGFQANARIITTSDEVLQELTNLKR, encoded by the coding sequence ATGCTCCGCTCGCTCTACTCCGGGATCTCCGGCCTCCGCTCGCACCAGCAGATGCTCGACGTCACCGGCAACAACATCGCCAACGTCAACACGGTCGGCTTCAAGTCGTCGTCGACGGTCTTCCAGGACACCCTGTCGCAGATGACCCAGGGCGCCGGTGGACCGCAGACCGGCATCGGCGGCACGAACCCGGCGCAGATCGGCCTCGGCGTGCAGGTCGCCGGCGTCTCGACGAACTTCGCGCAGGGGTCCGCCCAGGCCACCGGCAAGGCCACCGACCTGATGATCTCGGGCGACGGCTTCTTCGTCACCCGCCTCGGCAACGACACCGTGTACACCCGTGCGGGTGCGTTCGACTTCGACGCCGACGGCCGCCTCGTCAGCGCCGACGGCAAGATCGTGCAGGGCTACCCGGCCACGAACGGCACCGTCAACGAGAACGGGCAGCTCGGCGACATCGTCCTGCCGCTCGACGCCGCGGCCCCCGCCGTCCGCACCACCACCGCGGGCGTCACCGGCAACCTGCCGTCCGAGACCGCCGTCGGCGCCGTGATCACCCGCGACGCCACCGTCTACGACGCGTCCGGCGCGAAGCACACCATGTCGCTCGCCTACACGCGCACCGCCGCGGGCTGGGACGTCGAGGCGTCCGACGGGCAGGGCACGAAGGCCACGTCGACGCTCACGTTCGGCGCGAACGGCGCCCTCACGGCCGGCGGGACGATCGCGGTCGGCGGCATCACCGTCGACATGACGGAGCTCACCGGCTTCGCGTCGCTCAACACCGCGTCGATCGCGTCGCAGAACGGCTCGCAGGCCGGGTCGCTGCAGGGCTACTCGATCTCGAAGGACGGCACCGTCGTCGGTACCTTCTCGAACGGGGCGTCGCTCGCCATCGGCCGGATCGCACTCGCGACCTTCGCGAACCCGGCGGGCCTCGAGAAGACCGGTGCGTCCGGCTACCGCATCACCGCGAACTCCGGCAACGCGACCGTCGGCGCCCCCGGGTCGCCCGGCGTCGGACAGCTCGCCTCGGGCACGCTCGAGATGTCGAACGTCGACCTGTCGCAGGAGTTCACGAACCTCATCGTGGCGCAGCGCGGGTTCCAGGCGAACGCGCGCATCATCACGACCTCGGACGAGGTGCTGCAGGAGCTGACGAACCTCAAGCGCTAG
- a CDS encoding flagellar hook capping FlgD N-terminal domain-containing protein, with protein sequence MPIDGITGSVDQAAQAAALAANQTKSPSQTMDSEVFMKLLVTQLQNQDPSSPMDTNQMISQQTQLAMMEQITNQTTTGNENFSLQMRIAAANLVGKQVSYTDAVSGTAVTGTASAVSYANSVPTVTVNGKEVALDVISGIKTTS encoded by the coding sequence ATGCCGATCGACGGCATCACCGGCTCCGTGGACCAGGCCGCACAGGCCGCGGCCCTCGCTGCGAACCAGACCAAGAGCCCCTCGCAGACGATGGACTCCGAGGTCTTCATGAAGCTGCTCGTCACGCAGCTGCAGAACCAGGACCCGTCCTCCCCGATGGACACCAACCAGATGATCAGCCAGCAGACGCAGCTCGCGATGATGGAGCAGATCACCAACCAGACCACGACGGGCAACGAGAACTTCTCGCTGCAGATGCGGATCGCCGCAGCGAACCTCGTCGGCAAGCAGGTCAGCTACACCGACGCCGTCAGCGGGACCGCCGTCACCGGCACCGCCTCGGCCGTGTCGTACGCGAACAGCGTCCCCACGGTCACCGTGAACGGGAAGGAGGTCGCTCTCGACGTGATCTCCGGCATCAAGACCACCTCCTGA
- a CDS encoding flagellar hook-length control protein FliK: protein MSVTIATPTPTPTPASLVQKAASGSAARGSGTGSGSGDSFGAAMAAAGAPDTARRPAADDRRAAADDRRAAEIAVGAGTGRGRAAEIAIGAGTGRGRAAEVRSHRGAGDADTTADAAASEDGGAPTPVAAELLPVTPSAPVTVSVLPGATAPGADETPGAATATAATTDSATATTTTPAIGAGVGNASLSAALEATPVTTTAGPADPTPTTAPEPARVGADLPGGTGAAPARSTTPGTSRTDGASPAGSVPAQTAPNATLATASLDAVSTSATATTGRAAAGSTLAPSAATAAAAATATSATAATATATATATTVTATTTAAAATATAPVVVTASAAAPATNRTTATAADATTTTTTTTTATAATATVGGATDGAGAARGSSAQTGHGTDGGRSGQGDPGLQAVSAPRGGETPFAVPTTSATTATAPASGAVTANAPAPLAQQLSRPVFTLAQAGPGEHVVTVQLAPDALGPVTVRAHVTAHGMHVELFAASDAGRDAVRQVLPDLRRDAAGTGLSTTLDLSSQNQPDTRSGPDDRPAPAVPRVDPGLEARLTPRAPGTAHTPTVRTVGLDVLA, encoded by the coding sequence ATGAGCGTGACGATCGCCACTCCGACGCCGACGCCGACGCCGGCGTCCCTCGTGCAGAAGGCCGCGAGCGGATCGGCTGCGCGGGGTTCCGGCACCGGCTCCGGCTCCGGGGACTCGTTCGGCGCCGCGATGGCCGCCGCCGGGGCCCCGGACACGGCGCGCCGGCCTGCCGCCGACGACCGCCGGGCTGCCGCCGACGACCGCCGGGCCGCCGAGATCGCAGTCGGTGCCGGAACGGGCCGGGGCCGGGCCGCCGAGATCGCAATCGGTGCCGGAACGGGCCGGGGCCGGGCCGCCGAAGTGCGATCTCACCGAGGTGCCGGGGATGCCGACACCACCGCGGACGCCGCCGCGTCGGAGGACGGGGGAGCGCCGACGCCCGTCGCCGCCGAACTCCTGCCGGTGACGCCGTCGGCTCCGGTCACGGTGTCGGTCCTGCCCGGGGCCACCGCTCCGGGAGCGGACGAGACACCGGGTGCCGCCACAGCGACGGCCGCGACCACCGATTCCGCCACCGCGACCACGACCACGCCCGCGATCGGCGCGGGCGTCGGCAACGCGTCGCTGTCCGCCGCGCTCGAAGCGACGCCGGTGACGACGACCGCCGGACCCGCGGACCCCACGCCGACCACCGCTCCGGAGCCGGCCCGAGTCGGCGCCGATCTGCCCGGTGGGACCGGCGCGGCTCCGGCACGCTCGACGACCCCGGGAACCTCGCGGACAGATGGCGCGAGTCCGGCGGGGTCGGTCCCCGCGCAGACCGCACCGAACGCGACGCTCGCGACGGCCTCGCTCGACGCGGTGTCGACGTCGGCGACCGCCACCACCGGCAGGGCCGCGGCCGGCAGCACGCTCGCCCCGAGCGCCGCAACCGCAGCCGCAGCCGCAACCGCAACCTCGGCCACAGCCGCCACCGCCACCGCCACCGCCACCGCCACGACGGTCACCGCGACGACGACGGCCGCGGCGGCCACCGCCACGGCACCCGTCGTCGTCACCGCATCGGCCGCAGCCCCGGCGACGAACCGAACCACCGCGACGGCCGCCGACGCGACGACGACCACCACGACGACCACGACGGCCACGGCCGCCACCGCGACCGTGGGCGGGGCGACCGACGGGGCGGGCGCGGCCCGGGGGAGCAGCGCCCAGACCGGCCACGGCACCGACGGCGGCCGATCCGGGCAGGGTGATCCGGGCCTCCAGGCCGTCAGCGCACCCCGTGGCGGCGAGACGCCGTTCGCGGTCCCGACCACATCCGCGACGACCGCGACCGCACCCGCCTCGGGCGCGGTCACCGCGAACGCCCCCGCCCCCCTCGCGCAGCAGCTGAGCCGCCCCGTGTTCACGCTCGCGCAGGCCGGCCCGGGGGAGCACGTCGTCACCGTCCAGCTCGCGCCGGACGCGCTCGGACCCGTCACCGTGCGTGCGCACGTCACCGCGCACGGGATGCACGTCGAGCTGTTCGCAGCATCCGACGCCGGGCGGGACGCGGTCCGGCAGGTGCTGCCGGACCTCCGCCGCGACGCGGCCGGCACGGGCCTGTCGACCACCCTCGACCTGTCCTCGCAGAACCAGCCGGACACCCGCTCCGGTCCCGACGACCGGCCCGCTCCGGCGGTCCCACGCGTCGACCCCGGCCTGGAGGCGCGGCTCACCCCGCGTGCACCCGGCACCGCCCACACGCCCACCGTCCGCACCGTCGGACTCGACGTCCTCGCCTGA